One genomic segment of Oleidesulfovibrio alaskensis DSM 16109 includes these proteins:
- a CDS encoding substrate-binding periplasmic protein encodes MWYSIRTVVFIMLLLAVTALPFYAAQKTERPLVLVCDVWPPYQTQHDGRVNGFATRVVHHVLNGMGVPVKSTKAFPWQRAMGIFQAGGADVLFSANHTADREMFARYPEESLVDSPWILWSRKKNLRSLDDLRGLKIGVVSGYSYTLEFWDYIETHCVVEKVHSDAINFKKLAMGRLDAIAAEYGNGRHVLNSLHLKGIRPHTDIVVKTDGLYAIFNKNTVTEKFVQEFSFRLKEYKASEGYRDLYRAYFMPGQE; translated from the coding sequence ATGTGGTATTCCATACGTACAGTTGTTTTCATCATGCTTCTGCTGGCCGTTACGGCGCTGCCGTTTTATGCCGCGCAAAAAACGGAACGGCCGCTGGTGCTTGTATGCGACGTATGGCCACCCTATCAGACCCAGCACGACGGGCGTGTCAACGGGTTTGCCACACGCGTTGTGCACCACGTGCTTAACGGCATGGGGGTGCCGGTAAAAAGCACCAAGGCGTTTCCATGGCAGCGCGCCATGGGCATTTTTCAGGCAGGCGGGGCCGATGTGCTGTTTTCGGCAAACCATACGGCCGACCGGGAGATGTTTGCGCGCTACCCGGAAGAATCTCTGGTGGATTCACCATGGATACTCTGGAGCAGGAAGAAAAACCTGCGCTCGCTTGACGACCTGCGGGGGCTTAAAATCGGTGTTGTAAGCGGTTACAGCTATACTCTGGAATTCTGGGACTACATCGAGACCCACTGCGTGGTGGAAAAGGTGCATTCCGACGCCATCAACTTTAAAAAACTGGCCATGGGCCGGCTGGACGCCATTGCCGCGGAATACGGCAACGGGCGGCATGTGCTGAACTCCCTCCACCTAAAGGGAATCAGACCGCATACCGATATTGTAGTAAAGACTGACGGTCTGTACGCCATCTTCAACAAAAACACCGTGACAGAAAAATTTGTACAGGAGTTTTCCTTCCGGCTGAAGGAGTACAAAGCGTCAGAAGGGTACCGGGATCTGTACCGGGCATACTTCATGCCCGGGCAGGAGTGA
- a CDS encoding Na+/H+ antiporter NhaC family protein gives MSGSNNRNTQDAGAGPRPGLLWAVLCFTLPVGVILYGTVFVGVRPPVLPLLAAVALAGLMCLPVGYTWKELQEGMLESLGRVQLAVAILVMVGMTISAWLASGTIPAIIYWGLKLIAPQYFFASAFVLCAVASVATGTSFGTMGTIGVALLGVGGVMGFSPAMTVGAIVSGAYFGDKMSPVSDSTNITATICETPLFTHISSMMWTTVPAALVAMAGFMLLGATQTAASGSLESLSGILAGLENGFNLSPVVFIPPVLMVILAYRRYPVLPVMGVCLLSALLIALAGGATLDVLAKQLTTGYKAATESAQLNKLLSRGGLMSVMPTILLLTSGMAFGGILERARVLEVLLDAMLRGSRSPVRLVASTLGSAYIILLGTGSQMLAAIIPGRAFLHAYDENDLHRSVLSRTCEDAGTLGCPLVPWSVHAFYIMGVLGVSAYEFAPYALLNWGVPVFSILCAMTGIGMRRRDGSPVRRAPAQVENA, from the coding sequence ATGAGCGGGTCTAACAACAGAAACACGCAGGACGCCGGTGCCGGTCCCAGACCGGGATTGCTCTGGGCCGTGCTGTGCTTCACGCTGCCTGTGGGCGTCATCCTGTACGGAACCGTTTTTGTGGGAGTGCGCCCGCCCGTGCTGCCGTTGCTGGCCGCCGTGGCGCTGGCCGGATTGATGTGCCTGCCTGTGGGCTACACATGGAAAGAGCTGCAGGAAGGCATGCTGGAGTCTCTGGGCAGGGTGCAGCTTGCCGTGGCCATTCTGGTCATGGTGGGCATGACCATCAGCGCGTGGCTGGCATCGGGCACCATTCCGGCCATCATCTACTGGGGGCTTAAACTTATCGCTCCGCAGTATTTTTTTGCATCGGCTTTTGTGCTGTGCGCCGTTGCTTCTGTGGCCACAGGAACATCGTTCGGCACCATGGGCACCATCGGTGTCGCCCTGCTGGGCGTGGGCGGGGTGATGGGTTTTTCGCCCGCCATGACCGTGGGGGCCATCGTTTCCGGAGCCTATTTCGGTGACAAAATGTCTCCGGTTTCCGACTCCACCAACATTACCGCCACCATCTGCGAAACTCCGCTTTTCACGCATATCAGTTCCATGATGTGGACCACCGTGCCCGCCGCGCTGGTGGCCATGGCCGGCTTTATGCTGCTGGGGGCCACGCAGACGGCTGCCTCCGGCAGTCTGGAAAGCCTTTCCGGCATTCTGGCGGGCCTTGAAAACGGCTTCAACCTGTCGCCGGTGGTATTCATTCCTCCGGTGCTCATGGTGATACTGGCTTACAGAAGATACCCCGTGCTGCCGGTCATGGGCGTATGTCTGCTGAGCGCGCTGCTCATCGCGCTGGCAGGCGGCGCCACGCTGGATGTGCTGGCAAAGCAGCTGACCACCGGCTACAAGGCCGCCACGGAATCGGCACAGCTTAACAAGCTGCTTTCGCGCGGGGGGCTTATGTCTGTCATGCCCACCATTCTGCTGCTGACTTCGGGTATGGCTTTCGGCGGCATTCTGGAGCGCGCCCGCGTGCTGGAAGTGCTTCTTGATGCCATGCTGCGCGGTTCCAGGTCGCCTGTGCGGCTTGTGGCGTCCACGCTGGGGTCCGCATATATCATACTGCTGGGCACCGGCAGCCAGATGCTGGCTGCCATTATTCCCGGCCGTGCCTTTCTGCATGCCTACGATGAAAACGACCTGCACCGCTCCGTGCTTTCGCGCACCTGCGAAGACGCCGGTACGCTTGGCTGCCCGCTGGTGCCGTGGAGCGTGCACGCATTTTATATAATGGGGGTGCTGGGTGTCAGCGCCTATGAATTTGCCCCGTACGCTTTGCTTAACTGGGGCGTTCCCGTGTTTTCCATTCTGTGCGCCATGACCGGCATCGGCATGCGCAGGCGCGACGGTTCGCCCGTGCGCCGTGCACCCGCACAGGTGGAAAACGCCTGA
- a CDS encoding sulfatase has protein sequence MASESIKNVIFIMLDTLQFNYLGCYGNKEVKTPNLDRFAGEGFLFENAYSEGLPTIPVRRALMTGRYTLPYGGWKPLDPEDTTLTDILWCREVQTALVYDTPPMRLPKYGYSRGFDYVRFCNGHELDHETFSKVPLSEKFKPEDYVSPNWLTRDADGELDSSGKSLLRETECYLRQRQKWQSDADNYVAVVARESDDWLRTKRDPERPFFLWVDSFDPHEPWDPPSVWEGRPCPYDPDYTGNPLLLAPWSEVAGVLTEEECRHIRALYAEKVTLVDKWMGRLFDSLKEQGLWDNTMVVVTSDHGQPMGEGEHGHGIMRKCRPWPYEELVHVPLMVHVPGLKGGKRISSFVQNVDISATIMDALGYYNTEALHDAGHESISTYDAEDMHGISLLPVMRGETQTVRDFAIAGYYGMSWSIITHDYSYIHWITREIDTDSMNKIFYDGSGKGGNAGRQSAQLEVKEEMWTCVPGAEVALPQQDELYDRKNDPFQLNNIIAEQPEKAKELLQQLKLFIGELRTT, from the coding sequence ATGGCTTCAGAATCCATAAAGAACGTCATCTTCATCATGCTGGATACTCTGCAGTTCAACTATCTGGGCTGCTACGGCAATAAAGAGGTGAAGACGCCTAATCTGGACCGTTTTGCCGGGGAAGGCTTTCTTTTTGAAAACGCCTACAGCGAAGGGCTGCCGACCATCCCTGTGCGCCGTGCGCTGATGACCGGACGCTACACGCTGCCTTACGGCGGCTGGAAGCCGCTGGACCCCGAGGATACCACGCTGACCGATATTCTGTGGTGCCGCGAGGTGCAGACGGCTCTGGTATACGATACGCCGCCCATGCGGCTGCCCAAATACGGCTATTCGCGCGGGTTTGACTATGTGCGGTTCTGCAACGGGCACGAACTGGATCACGAGACCTTCAGCAAGGTACCGCTTTCTGAAAAGTTCAAGCCGGAAGACTATGTTTCGCCCAACTGGCTTACGCGTGATGCGGACGGCGAACTGGACAGCTCCGGCAAATCGCTGCTGCGCGAGACGGAATGCTATCTGCGTCAGCGGCAGAAGTGGCAGTCGGACGCGGACAACTATGTGGCTGTGGTTGCCCGCGAAAGTGATGACTGGCTGCGGACCAAGCGCGATCCCGAACGTCCGTTCTTTTTGTGGGTTGATTCCTTTGACCCGCACGAACCGTGGGATCCGCCTTCGGTGTGGGAAGGCCGCCCCTGCCCGTACGATCCCGACTACACGGGCAATCCGCTGCTGCTGGCGCCGTGGTCCGAAGTGGCCGGTGTGCTGACTGAAGAAGAATGCAGGCATATCCGCGCCCTGTACGCCGAAAAGGTGACTCTGGTGGACAAGTGGATGGGCCGTCTGTTTGATTCTCTGAAAGAACAGGGGCTGTGGGACAACACCATGGTTGTGGTCACATCGGACCACGGACAGCCCATGGGCGAAGGCGAACACGGCCACGGTATCATGCGCAAGTGCCGTCCGTGGCCCTATGAAGAGCTGGTGCATGTGCCCCTGATGGTGCATGTCCCCGGTCTGAAAGGCGGTAAGCGTATCAGCAGTTTTGTGCAGAACGTGGACATATCGGCCACCATCATGGACGCGCTCGGATACTATAATACGGAAGCCCTGCATGATGCGGGGCACGAAAGCATAAGCACCTACGATGCGGAAGATATGCACGGCATCAGCCTGCTTCCGGTCATGCGCGGAGAAACGCAGACCGTGCGCGATTTTGCCATTGCCGGGTACTATGGCATGTCATGGTCTATTATAACACATGATTACAGCTATATACATTGGATAACGCGCGAGATCGACACAGACTCCATGAACAAGATATTCTACGACGGTTCCGGCAAGGGCGGTAACGCCGGCAGGCAGTCCGCCCAGCTGGAGGTCAAGGAAGAGATGTGGACCTGTGTGCCCGGTGCCGAGGTGGCATTGCCGCAGCAGGACGAGCTGTACGACCGGAAAAACGATCCGTTCCAGCTTAACAACATCATCGCCGAACAGCCGGAAAAAGCGAAAGAGCTGCTGCAGCAGCTCAAGCTGTTCATCGGCGAGCTGAGAACAACCTGA
- a CDS encoding Crp/Fnr family transcriptional regulator produces the protein MEDFWRIRATDTAWKGVLHLASPRRYSRGEVIIRAGEMVDSLFYLESGEVRMIRTSMEGSEKILMYIEEGTLFGETPFFTGQPILSTFVCSRPAVIWRFSRHSVYADLLPNHPEIVSSLLHTFAAKVSTLSNQSASLGLQNVAERLCTFLYVTSGESISGAHGAELKLSMKMRDIANLLGVHRTTLYKAIRDLEKEGVLENFTRDSVRIADVTRFLEMVHK, from the coding sequence ATGGAAGATTTCTGGAGAATACGCGCCACGGACACCGCATGGAAAGGTGTGCTGCATCTGGCGTCGCCGCGCAGGTACAGCAGGGGCGAAGTGATTATCCGCGCCGGAGAAATGGTGGACAGCCTGTTTTATCTCGAATCCGGCGAAGTGCGCATGATCCGTACCAGTATGGAAGGATCGGAAAAGATCCTGATGTACATCGAGGAAGGCACTCTGTTCGGCGAAACGCCGTTTTTTACCGGTCAGCCCATCCTGAGCACGTTTGTGTGTTCGCGGCCTGCGGTTATCTGGCGCTTTTCGCGGCACAGCGTCTATGCCGATCTGCTGCCCAACCATCCGGAAATCGTCAGTTCGCTGCTGCACACGTTTGCGGCAAAGGTGAGCACGCTCAGCAACCAGTCCGCCTCGCTGGGACTGCAGAATGTGGCGGAGCGGCTGTGTACGTTTTTGTATGTCACCAGCGGCGAGAGCATATCCGGTGCCCATGGCGCCGAACTGAAACTTTCCATGAAAATGCGCGATATCGCCAACCTGCTGGGCGTGCATCGCACCACGCTGTACAAAGCCATCCGCGATCTTGAAAAAGAGGGTGTGCTGGAAAATTTTACCAGAGACAGTGTGCGCATTGCCGATGTGACGCGGTTTCTGGAAATGGTGCATAAATAA
- a CDS encoding thioredoxin family protein, with protein sequence MSLQTVTPGDLDARIEQTAQGIVLFHKELCPHCKNMEKVLAKFGAKNPDVELLAVDSEADPAVMEAYGVERVPSLVIVRGGRAVYTRTGLMNPKELTTLYHSV encoded by the coding sequence ATGAGTTTGCAGACTGTGACGCCGGGCGATCTTGATGCCCGCATAGAACAGACCGCGCAGGGTATTGTGCTGTTTCACAAGGAACTGTGCCCGCATTGCAAGAATATGGAAAAAGTGCTGGCCAAATTCGGCGCCAAAAATCCCGATGTGGAACTGCTGGCCGTGGACAGCGAAGCAGACCCCGCGGTGATGGAAGCCTACGGCGTGGAGCGTGTGCCGTCGCTGGTCATCGTGCGCGGGGGGCGGGCCGTGTATACCCGCACCGGTCTTATGAATCCTAAGGAACTGACAACACTGTATCATTCAGTATAG
- a CDS encoding NAD(P)/FAD-dependent oxidoreductase — protein sequence MQYSAAARGVWLSTMETRQVDVLILGGGVAGMTAAVYAARAGLRVTLLEENACGGLVNWTRVVENMPSYISIPGMELADRMAEQVAALGVDVEEAACIEEISLAAGDKTVVADDVRYEARAVIAATGRRPVLLDCAGDCCQVHYCAICDGSAYKGRHVLVVGGGNSGFDEALALLDTGVARVTLIEAQDRFFAAAAAQRALAAREGAVMYTSTRVTQLHGTDALESVTLTRADGSEQQLPCDGIFVFMGQEPSTQLFRGQLELDAQGYVVTDGLMATSVPGVFAAGDVRPKRYRQITTALSDGTVAALEAERYIRRTAG from the coding sequence ATTCAGTATAGCGCCGCGGCGCGGGGAGTATGGCTGAGCACCATGGAAACCAGACAGGTTGATGTGCTTATACTGGGCGGCGGGGTGGCCGGCATGACCGCCGCCGTTTACGCCGCCCGCGCGGGGCTGCGTGTGACGCTGCTGGAGGAGAATGCCTGCGGCGGGCTGGTAAACTGGACGCGTGTTGTCGAAAATATGCCGTCCTACATCAGCATACCCGGCATGGAACTGGCCGACCGCATGGCGGAACAGGTGGCCGCGCTGGGGGTGGATGTGGAAGAGGCCGCCTGCATTGAAGAAATATCACTCGCGGCCGGAGACAAAACTGTCGTGGCCGACGATGTGCGGTATGAGGCCCGTGCCGTCATTGCCGCCACGGGGCGCAGGCCGGTGCTGCTGGACTGTGCCGGCGACTGCTGTCAGGTGCATTACTGTGCCATATGCGACGGCAGCGCGTACAAGGGCCGGCACGTGCTGGTGGTGGGCGGCGGCAACAGCGGATTTGACGAGGCTCTGGCCCTGCTGGACACGGGTGTGGCACGGGTGACTCTGATCGAGGCGCAGGACAGGTTTTTTGCCGCGGCCGCGGCGCAGCGTGCGCTGGCCGCCCGTGAGGGTGCAGTCATGTATACCTCCACGCGGGTGACGCAGCTGCACGGGACGGATGCTCTTGAGTCCGTCACGCTGACCCGTGCAGACGGTTCGGAACAGCAGCTGCCGTGCGACGGAATATTTGTGTTCATGGGGCAGGAGCCAAGCACGCAGCTTTTCCGCGGGCAGCTGGAACTGGACGCACAAGGCTACGTAGTCACTGACGGCCTGATGGCCACATCGGTGCCCGGCGTGTTCGCGGCGGGTGACGTGCGGCCCAAGCGTTACCGGCAGATAACCACGGCCCTGTCTGACGGCACCGTGGCCGCGCTGGAGGCGGAAAGGTATATCCGCCGTACGGCGGGCTGA
- a CDS encoding 2-oxoacid:acceptor oxidoreductase family protein, which translates to MNPIEKLCRDEAGNSAVLQGNIAFAVGCVRAGIHAADGYPGTPSSEVIDKGLSQVQDMIAVGWSVSEAVAAGVGHGHSLAGRDCVVTMKIPGLYQAGDIFTSVATYTADRGGLIFYVAADYTPSSTQHVIDPRYLYKSCFVPVFEPRTHQELHESALVAVEIARRFNTPVVIQPSGVLCHSEGLVRMMPVTSREPAPVSPLRLQNSLPVFARANYDKVMAERMPGLLEMVEQSPLNVHIKGSGKRGVITHGINSMYMDEYRALFDNDIDILSLGFTNPLPMEKIRNFCESIEGEVFVIEDGYRFIQEACGAAGLKVTGKEEYSNVTEWTPASIAAFLGQQAAAAPRPQAAPVPRPPMICAGCPYRLFGEVVARMKRKGEIEAVFGDIGCNTLLYFLGALDTGLAMGASESKRTGYVLSKPESVSKCISLLGDGTECHSGMDATRNAVFRNVAGVKVVLDNEWTAMTGGQPGPTSPVNLAGDPTRFDLVASLKAQGAEVALIDAYDMKSVRKGLRAALKAAEDGTFTTLVIRGTCIRKVPAADYGQKLIVDTEKCVQCGACNICSGIQPDENGVPFWNNLCTGCVSKTPACLQMCPKGAIAVDTECSTGACAEKPVLPEAPEHIDVPVLTDAQRPARLSLGIRGVGGQGNLFFGKALAQMAFIAGYGEKNILKGETHGMAQMGGPVISTFACGDVHSTQFVPGTADALIVMEQSEVLRPGFLDMLRPEGTVLLAETVIVPQGFDPEKYPTRQAIDELLSGCNVVRIDVLKMALALGDERGRCANVVMLGALSRLSPFDAFPVEVWLQALKKVSPRPAVWTLNHAAFLQGRTLV; encoded by the coding sequence GTGAATCCCATTGAGAAACTGTGTAGGGACGAGGCCGGCAACTCTGCCGTGCTTCAGGGGAACATCGCTTTTGCCGTGGGCTGCGTGCGCGCCGGCATCCATGCCGCGGACGGTTATCCCGGCACACCCAGTTCCGAAGTGATAGATAAAGGCCTTTCGCAGGTGCAGGACATGATCGCCGTGGGATGGTCCGTCAGCGAGGCCGTGGCCGCCGGTGTGGGGCACGGACATTCTCTGGCCGGACGCGACTGCGTCGTGACCATGAAAATACCCGGCCTGTATCAGGCGGGTGACATATTCACCAGCGTGGCCACCTATACCGCTGACCGCGGCGGGCTGATATTTTATGTGGCCGCCGACTATACACCCAGTTCCACGCAGCACGTCATCGACCCCCGCTACCTGTACAAAAGCTGCTTTGTTCCCGTTTTCGAGCCGCGAACCCATCAGGAACTGCACGAGTCGGCGCTGGTGGCGGTGGAAATAGCCCGCCGGTTCAATACGCCCGTGGTTATCCAGCCCAGCGGCGTGCTGTGCCACAGCGAAGGCCTCGTGCGCATGATGCCCGTCACTTCCCGCGAGCCTGCTCCGGTGTCTCCGCTGCGGCTGCAGAACTCTCTGCCCGTGTTTGCCCGCGCCAACTACGACAAAGTTATGGCCGAACGCATGCCCGGTCTGCTGGAAATGGTGGAGCAGAGCCCCCTCAATGTGCATATCAAAGGTTCGGGCAAGCGCGGTGTCATCACCCACGGCATCAACTCCATGTACATGGATGAGTACCGGGCGCTGTTCGACAACGACATCGATATCCTCTCGCTGGGATTCACCAACCCGCTGCCCATGGAAAAAATCCGCAATTTCTGCGAATCCATCGAAGGCGAAGTGTTTGTCATCGAGGACGGCTACCGCTTTATTCAGGAAGCATGCGGTGCCGCAGGTCTGAAGGTGACCGGCAAGGAAGAATACAGCAACGTGACGGAATGGACGCCTGCCAGCATTGCGGCATTTCTGGGCCAGCAGGCCGCGGCGGCTCCCCGTCCGCAGGCTGCGCCTGTGCCGCGTCCGCCCATGATATGCGCCGGATGCCCGTACCGCCTGTTCGGCGAAGTGGTTGCCCGTATGAAGCGCAAAGGCGAGATTGAAGCCGTTTTCGGTGACATAGGCTGTAATACGCTGCTGTATTTTCTGGGTGCGCTTGATACAGGCCTTGCCATGGGCGCCAGCGAAAGCAAGCGTACCGGCTATGTTCTTTCCAAGCCCGAATCGGTGAGCAAATGCATCAGCCTGCTGGGCGACGGCACAGAATGCCACAGTGGCATGGATGCCACCAGAAATGCCGTGTTCCGCAACGTGGCCGGTGTAAAGGTGGTGCTGGACAACGAATGGACAGCCATGACCGGCGGTCAGCCCGGTCCTACTTCTCCCGTCAACCTTGCGGGCGACCCCACACGGTTTGATCTTGTGGCATCGCTCAAGGCGCAGGGGGCGGAAGTGGCGCTCATCGACGCATACGACATGAAAAGCGTGCGCAAAGGGCTCAGGGCAGCGTTGAAAGCCGCGGAAGACGGCACCTTTACCACGCTTGTCATCCGCGGCACCTGTATCCGCAAGGTACCCGCAGCCGATTACGGCCAGAAGCTTATCGTGGATACCGAAAAATGCGTACAGTGCGGCGCGTGCAATATCTGCTCGGGCATTCAGCCTGATGAAAACGGTGTGCCTTTCTGGAACAACCTGTGCACCGGCTGCGTTTCCAAGACTCCGGCCTGTCTGCAGATGTGCCCCAAGGGTGCCATAGCGGTGGATACCGAATGCAGCACCGGCGCCTGTGCCGAAAAGCCCGTACTGCCCGAAGCTCCTGAACATATCGATGTGCCTGTGCTTACCGATGCCCAGCGTCCCGCTCGTCTCAGCCTCGGGATCCGCGGTGTGGGCGGGCAGGGCAACCTGTTCTTCGGCAAGGCGCTGGCGCAGATGGCGTTCATCGCCGGTTACGGCGAAAAGAATATCCTGAAGGGCGAAACCCACGGTATGGCCCAGATGGGCGGTCCCGTCATTTCCACATTTGCCTGCGGCGACGTGCACAGCACCCAGTTTGTGCCGGGTACGGCTGATGCGCTTATCGTCATGGAGCAAAGCGAAGTGCTGCGCCCCGGTTTTCTTGATATGCTGCGCCCCGAAGGCACTGTTCTGCTGGCGGAAACCGTCATTGTGCCGCAGGGCTTCGACCCGGAAAAATACCCCACCAGACAGGCCATTGACGAGCTGCTTTCGGGCTGCAACGTGGTGCGTATCGACGTGCTGAAGATGGCCCTTGCACTGGGAGACGAACGCGGCCGCTGCGCCAACGTGGTCATGCTGGGTGCGCTCAGCAGGCTGTCGCCGTTTGACGCCTTCCCCGTTGAGGTATGGCTGCAGGCGCTTAAAAAAGTCAGCCCCCGTCCCGCGGTATGGACACTGAACCACGCCGCCTTTCTGCAGGGGCGCACACTGGTGTAG
- a CDS encoding acetate--CoA ligase family protein, translating to MTIPIDYSRITDLFRTAREEGRDFLYEYEVYTLLASSGAETPPRANLIPRGARPSDEELMAIPGDRAVLKIVSPAIVHKTEVGGVRIVEKTPDRIRSAMRRMLYEVPENFAACIERDPDHAPLPYRGLRGETLQAAISRDLKGVLQVQFMPPDSGAFGNELIVGLRRTREFGTVISAGLGGTDTELYAERFRKGQAVVAASTQLTDEDAFFELFRKTISYRKLAGLTRGQQRIVTDEQLVECFGSFIRMARYFSDANPQAPFVIDELEINPFAFSDYLMVPLDGLCRFSEPAQPANVRPVAKIDRLLHPRSIGIAGVSASRRNFGRIILENVLNEGFGAENVTVFRPGAAPGDTQEGVRVLPELAALGLDAAGGKVAPQNALDLFVVAVGAQQVPDMVDEIIRLGAAHSVMLIPGGMGETENSRERAARVIARINDEHGRGDGGPVFLGANCMGVVSRPGRYDTWFIPEQKLPKDRSGTCHRAALVSQSGAFMLHRSSQCPELKPAYMISMGNQTDLTLGDMVTYFKDSDAVDVIAVYAEGFNDLDGLAFCRAVREAVIAGKEVVFYKAGRTPEGRSATSGHTASLAGDYMVCESCVRQAGAIVARTFTEFQELFLLAEKLYGKKVRGTRLAAVSGAGFEAVGMADSIQSDDYRMELASFSASTVAAISELLRGKKLDALVTVTNPLDINPAADDEVHAEVARLLAADPAVDAVVIGLDPLSPAVHTLDSPDVPDFSIHEEGAVTRRIIQVAACSDKPVVGVVDGGRLFDPMRAQVLAGGVPVFSVCDRAVSSLAVYIEGRLRADILRACVHDNSCNG from the coding sequence ATGACCATTCCCATTGATTATTCGCGCATAACGGATCTGTTCCGCACCGCGCGGGAAGAAGGCCGTGATTTTCTGTATGAGTACGAGGTCTACACCCTGCTTGCCAGTTCCGGAGCGGAAACCCCGCCGCGGGCGAATCTGATTCCCCGCGGGGCCAGACCCTCGGACGAGGAACTGATGGCCATTCCCGGAGACAGGGCCGTGCTCAAGATTGTCTCGCCCGCCATTGTGCATAAGACCGAAGTGGGCGGAGTGCGCATTGTGGAAAAAACGCCGGACCGCATCCGCTCCGCCATGCGGCGCATGCTGTATGAAGTGCCGGAGAATTTTGCCGCCTGCATAGAACGCGACCCCGACCATGCCCCGCTGCCGTACAGAGGCCTGCGCGGAGAAACATTACAGGCTGCCATCAGCAGAGACCTGAAGGGGGTACTGCAGGTACAGTTCATGCCGCCGGATTCCGGTGCGTTCGGCAATGAACTTATTGTGGGCCTGCGGCGCACGCGCGAGTTCGGAACTGTGATAAGCGCCGGTCTGGGCGGTACGGATACCGAGCTGTATGCCGAGCGCTTCCGCAAAGGGCAGGCCGTTGTGGCCGCGTCCACCCAGCTGACGGACGAGGATGCTTTTTTCGAGCTGTTCCGCAAAACCATTTCGTATCGCAAGCTGGCCGGTCTGACACGGGGACAGCAGCGCATTGTCACCGATGAACAGCTGGTGGAATGCTTCGGGTCGTTCATCCGCATGGCACGTTATTTTTCCGACGCCAACCCGCAAGCGCCTTTTGTCATTGATGAGCTGGAAATAAATCCCTTTGCATTCAGTGATTACCTGATGGTGCCGCTGGACGGCCTGTGCCGTTTCAGTGAACCGGCACAGCCGGCCAACGTCCGGCCCGTGGCAAAAATAGACAGACTGCTGCACCCGCGGTCGATCGGTATTGCCGGTGTTTCAGCTTCCCGCCGCAATTTCGGGCGTATTATTCTGGAAAACGTGCTCAACGAAGGTTTCGGGGCTGAAAACGTCACGGTGTTCCGTCCCGGTGCTGCTCCGGGCGATACGCAGGAAGGCGTACGCGTGCTGCCGGAACTGGCCGCGCTGGGGCTTGATGCGGCAGGCGGCAAGGTGGCGCCGCAGAATGCGCTTGATCTGTTTGTAGTGGCTGTGGGGGCACAGCAGGTGCCCGATATGGTGGATGAGATCATCAGACTGGGGGCTGCCCACAGTGTTATGCTCATACCCGGCGGCATGGGTGAAACAGAAAACAGCCGTGAACGTGCGGCGCGCGTCATAGCGCGCATCAACGATGAACACGGCAGGGGCGACGGCGGGCCGGTGTTTCTGGGCGCCAACTGCATGGGGGTGGTTTCCCGTCCGGGCCGGTATGATACATGGTTCATTCCGGAGCAGAAACTGCCCAAGGACAGAAGCGGCACCTGCCACAGGGCCGCGCTTGTCAGCCAGAGCGGCGCGTTCATGCTGCACCGCAGCAGCCAGTGCCCCGAACTGAAACCCGCCTATATGATATCCATGGGCAACCAGACAGACCTGACGCTGGGAGACATGGTCACATATTTCAAGGACAGCGATGCGGTGGATGTCATCGCTGTATACGCCGAAGGATTCAATGATCTTGACGGGCTGGCATTCTGCCGCGCTGTGCGCGAAGCTGTCATAGCCGGAAAGGAAGTTGTTTTTTACAAGGCCGGGCGCACGCCGGAAGGCCGCAGCGCCACCAGCGGACACACTGCTTCGCTGGCCGGCGATTATATGGTCTGCGAAAGCTGCGTACGTCAGGCCGGAGCCATTGTTGCCCGCACCTTTACCGAGTTTCAGGAGCTTTTTCTGCTGGCGGAGAAGCTGTACGGCAAAAAAGTGCGCGGCACCCGGCTGGCGGCTGTGAGCGGAGCGGGCTTTGAGGCCGTGGGCATGGCGGACTCCATCCAGTCCGACGATTACCGCATGGAACTGGCGTCGTTTTCCGCTTCAACAGTGGCAGCCATAAGCGAACTGCTGCGTGGCAAAAAACTTGATGCGCTGGTTACGGTAACCAACCCGCTGGACATCAATCCCGCCGCCGATGACGAAGTGCACGCCGAAGTGGCCCGCCTGCTGGCGGCAGACCCCGCTGTGGACGCCGTTGTCATCGGACTTGACCCGCTGTCACCCGCGGTGCACACGCTGGACAGTCCCGATGTGCCGGATTTTTCCATTCATGAAGAAGGTGCCGTGACACGCCGCATCATACAGGTGGCTGCCTGCAGTGATAAGCCCGTGGTGGGCGTGGTGGACGGCGGCAGGTTGTTCGACCCCATGCGGGCGCAGGTGCTGGCCGGCGGAGTGCCGGTGTTTTCCGTATGCGACAGGGCTGTCTCTTCACTGGCTGTGTACATAGAAGGCAGGCTGCGGGCGGACATACTGCGGGCCTGTGTCCATGACAACAGCTGCAACGGCTGA